One Cynocephalus volans isolate mCynVol1 chromosome 5, mCynVol1.pri, whole genome shotgun sequence DNA window includes the following coding sequences:
- the LOC134379032 gene encoding trem-like transcript 4 protein, protein MAREVTYLLLPVLLVLLASGPWAQMAELLRELEGETISVRCQYQCYQGSRRKVWCRQTSVDRCAILVGSSRPRAWESRHSIQDDRISCHFTVTMTALTVKDSGFYWCGIHESYGTVILRIIHLMVSQASTRPAPRSTRTPALASATRPVIDSPPSHWKFIIPGVVVATLLLMALALLMALYLRKARGRARKGEDGSHHDYDNIAAQKEPTGFNQQIVSDEDTGAICYASLIHLNQFSPEDSIYANTNHNLKPTPDPLLFVEYASITGNGPQPSKSAAPEGEPRN, encoded by the exons ATGGCCAGGGAGGTTACGTACCTGCTGCTGCCTGTGCTGCTGGTGCTCCTGGCCTCAg GCCCCTGGGCACAGATGGCAGAGTTGCTGCGTGAACTGGAGGGTGAGACAATCTCTGTGAGATGCCAGTACCAATGTTACCAGGGTTCAAGGAGGAAAGTCTGGTGTAGGCAAACATCAGTGGACAGATGTGCCATATTAGTGGGCAGTTCCAGGCCCAGGGCTTGGGAGTCTCGACACTCCATCCAGGATGATCGCATCTCTTGCCACTTCACTGTCACCATGACTGCACTAACGGTAAAGGACTCGGGATTTTATTGGTGTGGAATCCATGAATCTTACGGAACAGTTATTCTCAGAATCATCCATCTGATGGTATCTCAAG CTTCAACTCGACCTGCCCCGAGGAGCACCAGAACACCAGCCCTGGCCTCTGCCACCAGACCTGTCATTGACAG CCCCCCCAGCCACTGGAAGTTCATCATCCCAGGCGTGGTGGTGGCCACCCTGCTGCTGATGGCGCTTGCCCTCCTCATGGCCCTGTACCTCAGGAAAGCCCGAGGAAGAGCCAGGAAAG GTGAGGATGGATCCCACCACGACTATGACAACATTGCAGCACAGAAGGAGCCCACA GGCTTCAATCAGCAGATAGTCTCTGATGAGGACACTGGGGCCATCTGCTATGCCTCACTCATACACCTAAACCAATTCAGCCCTGAGGACTCCATCTATGCTAACACCAACCACAACTTGAAGCCAACGCCTGACCCGCTTCTGTTTGTGGAATATGCCAGCATTACCGGAAATGGTCCCCAGCCCTCAAAATCAGCAGCTCCAGAGGGGGAGCCAAGGAACTGA